One genomic segment of Gottschalkia acidurici 9a includes these proteins:
- a CDS encoding 5-formyltetrahydrofolate cyclo-ligase produces MSFLDKKAIRKRMLNIRQQMNRDKVESLSKEIKLKLMKLPIYQKSKTIMLYLSFGNEVDSYELIKACLESGKKVVVPFCVKKDMKIIPTEIKSLDIPLRTHDMGYMEIEEEFVDPVSADEIDLIILPGIAFDKKCYRIGFGAGYYDRFLGELNFGIPTIGVAYDFQIIESFLEMESHDVPLDYVITESRIIIRS; encoded by the coding sequence ATGTCGTTTTTAGACAAGAAGGCCATAAGAAAAAGAATGTTAAATATAAGACAACAAATGAATAGGGATAAAGTTGAAAGTCTAAGTAAAGAGATAAAACTCAAACTAATGAAATTACCTATATATCAAAAAAGTAAAACTATAATGCTTTACTTAAGCTTTGGTAACGAAGTAGATAGCTATGAGCTAATAAAAGCTTGTCTTGAGAGTGGAAAAAAAGTAGTAGTACCATTTTGTGTAAAGAAGGATATGAAAATAATACCAACCGAAATAAAAAGCCTAGACATACCACTTAGAACCCATGATATGGGTTATATGGAGATTGAAGAAGAATTTGTAGATCCAGTAAGTGCAGATGAAATAGATCTTATAATACTTCCTGGAATAGCCTTTGATAAGAAATGTTATAGAATAGGATTTGGAGCAGGCTATTATGATAGATTCCTTGGAGAACTAAACTTTGGGATTCCTACTATAGGGGTTGCTTATGATTTTCAGATAATAGAAAGCTTCTTAGAAATGGAAAGTCACGATGTGCCTCTGGACTATGTTATAACAGAAAGTAGAATTATAATAAGATCATAA
- a CDS encoding glutaredoxin family protein → MSKVTIYTSNTCPHCVTAKEYLKEKGVEYTEKNVQTDPEARKELIQKGYMGVPVIVVGEEEIQGFDKDKLEKTL, encoded by the coding sequence ATGTCAAAAGTAACTATATATACAAGTAACACTTGTCCACACTGCGTAACGGCGAAAGAGTATCTTAAAGAAAAGGGCGTAGAATATACAGAAAAGAATGTTCAAACAGATCCTGAAGCAAGAAAAGAACTTATTCAAAAAGGTTATATGGGAGTTCCAGTAATTGTTGTAGGAGAAGAAGAAATACAAGGATTTGACAAAGATAAATTAGAAAAAACTTTATAA
- a CDS encoding heavy-metal-associated domain-containing protein: MKKTILIEGMSCGHCTSAVTEALSKLSRVTSVDVNLEGKKAVIECENVDDKDIKDSIENIGFDVVGIE; encoded by the coding sequence ATGAAAAAAACAATATTAATTGAAGGAATGAGCTGTGGACACTGTACTAGCGCAGTAACAGAGGCTTTAAGTAAATTATCACGAGTAACTTCAGTAGATGTTAACTTAGAAGGAAAAAAGGCAGTAATAGAATGTGAAAATGTAGATGACAAAGATATAAAAGATAGTATAGAAAATATAGGATTTGATGTAGTAGGAATTGAGTAA
- a CDS encoding Crp/Fnr family transcriptional regulator, with protein MIKMCGTEEACKKCKGRYCAGKASIFSILEEPQLKEITDNITRKTYKKGEIIFFEGDISDKLHVINHGKIKIFKYTKEGKEQILYILSNGDFLGDLSLLKKDEFKFNAEALEDVSLCQLTKDDFDDIVMKNPEIALKILEVLYERIYKLENLIQSLSTKDIESRISGLLLSFIKDFGVPQDNDVKLEIPLSREDMANYIGVTRETISRKLNSMQEDGILELVGNKTIIIKDLEYLEGLN; from the coding sequence ATGATTAAAATGTGTGGAACTGAAGAGGCATGTAAGAAATGTAAGGGAAGATACTGTGCAGGTAAAGCATCAATATTCTCAATACTAGAAGAACCACAATTAAAAGAAATAACAGATAATATAACCAGAAAGACTTATAAAAAGGGTGAAATTATTTTTTTTGAAGGTGATATATCAGACAAGCTGCATGTTATAAATCATGGAAAAATTAAAATATTTAAATATACAAAAGAGGGAAAAGAACAAATACTATATATATTATCTAATGGAGATTTTTTAGGAGATTTAAGTCTTCTCAAGAAAGATGAATTTAAATTTAATGCAGAAGCATTAGAAGATGTAAGTCTATGTCAATTAACTAAAGATGACTTTGATGATATAGTTATGAAAAATCCGGAGATAGCTTTAAAAATATTAGAAGTATTGTATGAAAGGATTTATAAGTTAGAAAACCTAATACAAAGTTTAAGTACAAAAGATATAGAATCTAGAATATCAGGACTTTTACTTAGCTTTATAAAAGATTTTGGAGTTCCACAAGATAATGATGTGAAATTAGAAATACCATTAAGCAGAGAAGATATGGCTAATTATATAGGAGTCACTAGGGAGACCATAAGTAGAAAGTTAAATAGTATGCAGGAAGATGGAATACTAGAACTTGTAGGAAACAAGACAATAATCATAAAAGATTTAGAGTATTTGGAAGGGCTAAACTAG
- a CDS encoding phage holin family protein: protein MSDRERDDDMGFDIKAILIRVITTIVVVGIAAFLTPGFSIRNIWSLIVASIVIALVDYIIAKLTGVDATPFGRGIVGFVVSALILYATKYLVAGFDISVWGAIIGALIIGVIDAIIPGKSAL, encoded by the coding sequence GTGTCTGATAGAGAAAGAGATGATGACATGGGTTTTGACATAAAGGCGATATTAATAAGGGTTATAACAACTATAGTAGTTGTAGGTATAGCTGCTTTTTTAACTCCTGGATTTTCAATAAGAAACATATGGAGTTTAATAGTAGCGAGTATAGTAATAGCATTAGTAGATTACATTATAGCTAAACTTACAGGGGTGGATGCTACACCATTTGGAAGAGGAATTGTAGGATTTGTAGTATCAGCGTTGATACTTTACGCTACTAAGTACTTAGTAGCAGGATTTGATATTTCAGTATGGGGAGCTATAATAGGAGCGTTAATTATAGGTGTAATAGATGCAATTATACCTGGAAAATCTGCACTTTAA
- the rnmV gene encoding ribonuclease M5, translating into MIKEIIVVEGRDDISAVKKAVEAEVIATHGLGITEETLKQIRIAGERRGVIIFTDPDYPGEKIRKIVSEGVKNCKHAFLPKDKALKDGDIGIENAKPEDIIQALNKARVETIRPNNEFSKSDLLKYGLIGTEDSSKKRDLLGRILGIGYCNSKQFLKRLNNYSIGREEFEEAIRSVLVEHE; encoded by the coding sequence ATGATAAAGGAAATAATAGTAGTTGAAGGAAGAGATGATATATCAGCGGTGAAAAAGGCCGTAGAAGCTGAAGTAATAGCAACTCATGGACTTGGGATAACAGAGGAAACCTTAAAGCAAATAAGGATAGCGGGAGAAAGACGAGGCGTTATAATATTCACAGATCCAGATTATCCTGGAGAAAAAATTAGAAAAATAGTTTCAGAAGGGGTTAAGAACTGTAAGCATGCTTTCTTACCAAAAGATAAAGCTTTAAAAGACGGAGATATAGGAATAGAAAATGCAAAGCCGGAGGATATAATACAAGCATTAAATAAAGCTAGAGTAGAGACTATAAGACCAAATAATGAATTTTCAAAGTCTGATCTTTTAAAGTACGGTTTAATAGGGACTGAAGATTCAAGTAAGAAAAGAGACTTATTGGGAAGAATATTAGGTATAGGATACTGTAATTCAAAACAGTTTTTGAAAAGATTGAATAATTACAGCATAGGTAGAGAAGAATTTGAAGAAGCTATAAGGAGTGTGTTAGTAGAACATGAGTAA
- a CDS encoding magnesium transporter CorA family protein encodes MLNIYKSSLTGELQEVEDFEKGSWINLTNPTESEIQKVSSELGIDIDFIKAPLDDEESPRLEIENNQELIIVDMPMVDEDENSITYYTLPLGIIITERNIITTCLKSSYLIDQFIQHKVKSFFTFKKNRFLLQILFKIATRYLLYLKQIDKISDDIEYRLHKSTRNKELIQMLELQKSLVYFSTSLKSNDVVMQKILKMEAIKLYPEDQELLEDVIIENKQAIEMTTIYSNILSGTMDAFASIISNNQNIVMKFLTTITIVMAIPNIVSGFFGMNVEGIPLNGYPMAFATVIIITTTICGIVAAILAKKRMF; translated from the coding sequence ATGTTAAATATATACAAATCATCGTTAACGGGAGAACTGCAAGAAGTAGAGGATTTTGAAAAAGGCAGTTGGATAAACCTAACAAACCCTACTGAAAGTGAAATACAAAAAGTTAGTTCAGAGTTAGGCATAGATATAGACTTTATAAAGGCACCACTAGATGATGAGGAAAGTCCAAGACTTGAGATAGAAAACAATCAAGAGTTAATAATTGTAGATATGCCTATGGTGGATGAAGATGAGAATTCAATAACATACTATACACTACCATTAGGAATAATTATAACTGAAAGAAATATTATAACTACATGCTTAAAATCAAGTTATTTGATAGACCAATTTATACAACATAAAGTTAAATCATTTTTTACATTTAAGAAAAATAGATTTTTACTTCAAATATTATTTAAAATAGCAACAAGATATTTGTTATATCTTAAACAAATAGATAAAATAAGTGATGATATAGAATATAGACTTCATAAATCAACTAGGAATAAAGAACTTATACAAATGTTAGAACTTCAAAAAAGTTTAGTTTATTTTTCAACTTCACTAAAATCAAATGATGTAGTGATGCAAAAAATACTAAAAATGGAGGCAATAAAACTATATCCAGAAGATCAAGAACTACTAGAAGACGTAATTATAGAAAATAAGCAAGCTATAGAAATGACAACTATATATAGTAATATACTAAGTGGAACCATGGATGCTTTTGCATCAATAATATCTAATAATCAAAACATAGTGATGAAATTTTTAACCACAATAACTATCGTAATGGCAATCCCTAATATAGTGTCAGGGTTCTTTGGAATGAACGTTGAAGGTATACCACTTAATGGATATCCGATGGCATTTGCAACAGTAATAATTATTACTACTACAATATGTGGAATTGTGGCTGCGATTTTAGCTAAGAAAAGAATGTTTTAA
- the rsmA gene encoding 16S rRNA (adenine(1518)-N(6)/adenine(1519)-N(6))-dimethyltransferase RsmA produces MSNELYIPSVTKEIVSKYGFKFSKSLGQNFLVDGNIIRNICEGANITEEDGIIEIGPGIGTLTQQLSKYAKKVVAIELDKKLLPILEETLSECENVKVINEDVLKVDLERLIEEEFKGLNVKVVANLPYYITTPIIMKLLESKLDIQQIVVMIQKEVALRMQANPGNKDYGALSIAVQYYSQPEIIANVPASVFIPRPNVDSAVIMLSVYDEPKVKVKDEKLMFNVVKSAFGQRRKTLLNALSGGNLNLTKEEVSKVLEEANIDPKKRGEVLAIEDFVNISDKICSLKK; encoded by the coding sequence ATGAGTAATGAACTGTATATACCAAGTGTCACTAAGGAAATAGTGAGTAAGTATGGATTTAAGTTCTCTAAAAGCTTAGGACAAAATTTTTTGGTGGATGGAAATATCATAAGAAACATATGTGAAGGTGCAAATATAACTGAAGAAGATGGAATAATAGAGATAGGACCTGGGATAGGAACTCTTACTCAACAATTATCTAAATATGCAAAAAAAGTAGTAGCTATAGAATTAGATAAAAAGCTATTACCAATTTTAGAGGAAACTTTAAGTGAGTGTGAAAACGTTAAGGTAATAAATGAAGATGTACTTAAAGTAGATTTAGAAAGATTAATAGAAGAAGAATTTAAAGGATTGAATGTAAAAGTGGTGGCAAATCTTCCTTATTATATAACCACTCCTATTATAATGAAACTTCTTGAAAGTAAGTTAGATATACAACAAATAGTAGTAATGATTCAGAAAGAAGTAGCCTTAAGAATGCAAGCAAATCCAGGAAATAAAGATTATGGAGCACTATCAATAGCAGTACAGTATTATTCACAACCAGAAATAATAGCTAATGTTCCTGCATCAGTATTTATACCAAGACCTAATGTGGATTCAGCAGTAATAATGTTAAGTGTATATGATGAACCTAAAGTTAAAGTTAAAGATGAAAAGCTAATGTTTAACGTAGTAAAGTCAGCATTTGGCCAAAGAAGAAAAACACTTTTAAATGCATTAAGTGGAGGAAATTTAAACTTGACTAAAGAAGAAGTAAGTAAAGTACTAGAAGAAGCAAATATAGATCCTAAAAAGAGAGGGGAAGTATTAGCTATAGAAGATTTTGTTAATATATCAGATAAAATATGCTCTTTAAAAAAGTAA
- a CDS encoding ArsR/SmtB family transcription factor — translation MKDDICEEKLQNEEIVNTMKKENLSEETVIELSKIFKALGDPTRLKIIYSLSKRELCVCDIALLLEMNQSAISHQLRVLRNLRLVKYRKEGKSAVYSLDDDHVLGLFSQGLEHINHE, via the coding sequence ATGAAAGATGATATCTGTGAAGAAAAACTTCAAAATGAAGAGATAGTTAATACCATGAAAAAGGAAAACTTATCGGAAGAAACAGTGATAGAATTATCTAAAATATTTAAAGCACTTGGTGATCCTACTAGATTAAAGATAATATACAGTTTATCAAAAAGAGAGCTCTGTGTATGTGACATAGCACTACTTTTAGAAATGAATCAATCTGCTATATCACATCAATTAAGAGTACTCAGAAACTTAAGGTTAGTAAAGTATAGAAAAGAAGGAAAATCAGCAGTATATTCATTAGATGATGATCATGTACTAGGATTATTTAGCCAGGGACTTGAACATATAAATCATGAATAA
- a CDS encoding TatD family hydrolase yields MLLDSHAHLDDKRFDDDRENIIKNLNSNGVELVINIGADIPSSVKGVSLSEEYENIYATVGVHPHDSKDVDETTIELLRALAKKDKVVGIGEIGLDYHYDNSPRDVQRKWFREQIKLAKELKLPIVVHEREASEDVYNILKEESNENLTGVIHCFSGSLEMAREYIKMGFYISFAGPVTFKNAKKPKEVASEIPLDKLLIETDSPYLTPEPYRGKRNDPTYVRYVAETIAKLKDISYEEIVEVTNKNAKKLFGIN; encoded by the coding sequence ATGTTATTAGATAGTCATGCACATTTAGATGATAAAAGATTTGATGATGATAGAGAAAATATAATAAAAAATCTAAACAGTAATGGAGTAGAATTAGTTATAAATATAGGAGCAGATATACCATCATCAGTAAAAGGAGTGTCATTATCAGAAGAATATGAAAATATATATGCTACAGTAGGAGTTCATCCTCATGATTCAAAAGATGTAGATGAAACTACCATAGAACTACTGAGGGCTTTAGCTAAAAAGGATAAGGTAGTAGGAATAGGAGAGATAGGATTAGATTATCATTATGATAATTCTCCTAGAGATGTGCAAAGAAAATGGTTTAGAGAACAGATAAAGCTAGCAAAAGAGCTTAAACTACCTATAGTAGTTCATGAAAGAGAAGCAAGTGAAGATGTATATAATATACTGAAAGAAGAGTCCAACGAAAACTTAACAGGTGTTATTCACTGCTTTTCTGGAAGTTTAGAAATGGCAAGAGAATATATCAAGATGGGATTCTATATTTCATTTGCTGGACCTGTAACTTTTAAAAATGCAAAAAAACCTAAAGAGGTAGCAAGTGAAATACCTTTAGATAAACTGTTGATAGAAACAGACTCTCCATATTTAACACCAGAACCATATAGAGGAAAGAGAAATGATCCGACTTATGTAAGGTATGTAGCTGAAACTATAGCTAAGTTAAAAGATATTTCATATGAGGAAATAGTAGAAGTTACAAATAAAAATGCAAAAAAACTGTTCGGGATTAATTAA
- a CDS encoding metal-sensing transcriptional repressor — protein MNEEKKKAVTLLKTSKGQIEAVIKMIEDDRYCVDIANQILAAKGLLEKANLKILEQHIKSCVKDAIVKGEGDEKIDEILSILDKYFK, from the coding sequence ATGAATGAAGAGAAAAAGAAAGCAGTAACACTATTAAAAACCTCTAAAGGACAGATAGAAGCAGTCATAAAAATGATAGAAGATGATAGATACTGCGTAGATATAGCAAATCAAATACTCGCAGCAAAAGGACTTCTTGAAAAAGCAAATTTGAAAATCCTAGAACAACACATAAAGAGTTGTGTAAAAGATGCAATAGTAAAAGGCGAAGGCGATGAAAAGATAGATGAAATACTAAGTATATTAGATAAGTATTTTAAATAG
- a CDS encoding HesB/IscA family protein: MKISITESAKKELKGINQDNEKGGRIILTGSKCSTGEPQFSLSVDKEKEDDIVVDVEGIKILVQKNLEEIIDNVSIDYEEEGLKRGFNIILK; this comes from the coding sequence ATGAAAATTAGTATAACAGAAAGTGCAAAAAAGGAACTTAAAGGTATAAATCAAGATAATGAAAAAGGTGGTAGAATAATACTAACAGGAAGTAAGTGTAGTACTGGAGAACCTCAATTTTCTTTATCAGTAGATAAAGAAAAGGAAGATGATATAGTAGTAGATGTTGAAGGTATAAAAATACTTGTTCAAAAAAATCTAGAGGAAATAATAGATAATGTTTCTATAGACTATGAAGAAGAAGGTTTAAAAAGAGGATTTAATATTATACTTAAATAA
- a CDS encoding 3D domain-containing protein has protein sequence MKRITRNKRLVTVIYAIAIMLVTTTAAIGVYDFNTKEGSLTIDDKKVELKTKKSTVSELLEEQKIKVKDEDSINVSMDEKLKDKFDIKIRKAMPISIKLKNNVVEVKTTEETVKDVLKSLAIYYDKDDVITPALDEKIKPNTEISVVEVEEKIQTVAEEMDYKVVTNNNGNLDSGRTLKVQEGIKGLRENKIKEIYQDGSLISKEIVESNVVREPVDEIVQKGTKAVMVASRGGKSTPSGQSSNVSLAGKRSIVMTATAYDLSFQSTGKNPGDRGYGLTASGTQVRPGVVAVDPKVIPLGTKLYVESMDGYPSYGYAVAEDTGGAIKGNKIDVFLQSGTKEFGRRQVKVYILD, from the coding sequence ATGAAAAGGATAACTAGGAACAAAAGGCTTGTCACGGTTATATATGCTATAGCCATAATGTTAGTGACAACAACAGCTGCAATTGGAGTATATGACTTCAATACTAAAGAGGGGTCCTTAACTATTGACGATAAGAAAGTCGAACTAAAAACTAAAAAAAGTACTGTTTCAGAGTTACTAGAAGAACAAAAGATAAAAGTAAAAGATGAAGATAGCATAAATGTCTCAATGGATGAGAAATTAAAAGATAAATTTGATATAAAAATAAGAAAAGCTATGCCAATATCAATAAAATTAAAGAACAATGTAGTTGAGGTTAAAACTACAGAAGAAACAGTAAAAGATGTTTTAAAATCATTAGCAATCTACTATGATAAGGACGATGTAATAACACCGGCGCTAGATGAAAAAATAAAGCCAAATACAGAAATCTCAGTAGTAGAAGTTGAAGAGAAAATACAAACAGTAGCAGAAGAAATGGACTACAAAGTTGTAACAAATAATAATGGAAATTTAGACAGCGGGAGAACACTAAAAGTTCAAGAAGGTATAAAAGGTTTAAGGGAAAATAAAATAAAAGAAATATATCAAGATGGCTCACTTATATCTAAAGAAATCGTAGAATCAAATGTGGTTAGAGAACCAGTGGATGAAATAGTTCAAAAGGGAACTAAAGCTGTTATGGTTGCATCTAGGGGAGGAAAAAGCACTCCCAGTGGACAGAGCTCAAACGTTTCACTAGCAGGCAAGAGAAGTATAGTTATGACAGCAACAGCATACGACTTATCATTCCAAAGTACAGGAAAAAATCCTGGGGATAGGGGGTATGGACTTACAGCTTCAGGAACTCAAGTAAGACCTGGAGTAGTTGCAGTAGACCCTAAAGTTATTCCACTTGGAACAAAACTATATGTAGAGTCTATGGACGGATATCCATCGTATGGGTATGCAGTAGCTGAGGATACAGGTGGAGCTATAAAAGGAAACAAGATAGATGTATTCCTTCAAAGTGGAACTAAAGAATTCGGAAGAAGACAAGTAAAAGTTTATATATTAGATTAA
- a CDS encoding DUF1858 domain-containing protein, with protein sequence MITKDMLIGEILRTKPEAAQILMGFGMGCIGCPSSQMESLEQAAAVHGINVDDLIEALNK encoded by the coding sequence ATGATAACTAAAGACATGTTAATAGGTGAAATCTTAAGAACTAAACCTGAGGCTGCACAAATCTTAATGGGATTTGGTATGGGATGTATAGGATGCCCTTCTTCTCAAATGGAATCTTTAGAGCAAGCTGCTGCAGTTCATGGAATTAATGTAGATGATCTTATAGAAGCTCTAAATAAATAA
- a CDS encoding heavy metal translocating P-type ATPase, which produces MKTILNVEGMTCAACSSRVEKVLSKLDGVTSASVNLMSKKANIEYDEERLKVEDLIKAIEKAGFKVPMRKVNLSIQGMTCAACSNRVEKVISKLDGVKQASVNLTLNKGTVEFIEGEVTLQQIIEAVKKAGFKAHEEIEEDEDRERKARESEIKSLRNLLIVSTILSVPLFSAMFFHMAGINNILSNGYFQLALATPVQFIVGYRFYKGAYNSLRGGGANMDVLIAMGTSAAYFYSLYNTIVGIHEYYYESSAVIITLILLGKYLEAIAKGRTSEAIKKLMGLQAKTARVVRDGKEIDIPIEEVLLDEIIVVRPGEKIPVDGVVVEGHSSVDESMLTGESVPVDKSAGDEVIGATINKHGVFKFKATKIGKDTALAQIIKLVEDAQVSKAPVQRLADKISGIFVPAVVVIAFITFAVWYFVFGDFNQALISAVSVLVIACPCALGLATPTAIMVGTGKGAENGILIKGGEHLEKTHQLDVVVLDKTGTITKGEPEVTDIIAITESEENILRYAAIAEKSSEHPLGESIVEEAKNRKIELSDPEKFEAIPGHGIYSLIDGKDIYIGNRKLMRDKNIDIDSMLAQLERLEDEGKTAMLMSIDGKAGGIIAVADTVKDTSKQAIDRLKEMGIEIYMITGDNKRTANAIGKQVGIENILAEVLPEHKAEEVEKIKAKGKKVGMVGDGINDAPALVAADIGFAIGTGTDIAMEAADITLIKGDLRDIPTSIRLSRKTMRTIKQNLFWAFAYNTAGIPLAALGLLNPMIAGGAMAFSSVSVLSNSLRLKRFKAKR; this is translated from the coding sequence ATGAAAACTATTCTAAATGTAGAAGGCATGACTTGTGCTGCGTGTTCATCTAGAGTAGAAAAAGTACTCTCAAAACTAGATGGAGTAACCTCAGCATCAGTAAATTTAATGTCTAAGAAAGCCAATATAGAGTATGATGAAGAAAGGCTAAAGGTAGAAGATTTAATAAAAGCAATAGAAAAAGCAGGCTTTAAAGTGCCAATGAGAAAAGTTAATTTAAGTATACAGGGAATGACTTGTGCAGCATGCTCAAATAGAGTGGAGAAAGTAATATCCAAACTTGATGGGGTAAAGCAAGCTAGTGTAAACTTAACGTTAAATAAAGGAACGGTAGAGTTTATAGAAGGAGAAGTTACATTACAACAAATTATAGAAGCAGTTAAAAAGGCAGGATTTAAAGCTCATGAAGAAATAGAAGAAGATGAAGATAGGGAAAGAAAAGCTAGAGAGAGTGAGATAAAATCACTGAGAAACTTACTAATAGTTTCTACAATATTATCAGTGCCACTTTTTTCAGCTATGTTTTTCCACATGGCAGGAATAAACAATATACTATCTAATGGATACTTTCAACTTGCATTAGCTACACCGGTTCAGTTTATAGTTGGATATAGATTTTACAAGGGTGCATATAACTCACTAAGAGGTGGGGGAGCAAATATGGATGTACTAATTGCTATGGGTACATCAGCAGCCTACTTTTATAGTCTATACAACACTATAGTAGGAATTCATGAATATTACTATGAATCATCAGCAGTTATAATAACTTTGATACTGCTAGGAAAATATTTAGAGGCAATAGCAAAAGGAAGAACTTCAGAAGCTATAAAAAAGCTTATGGGACTACAAGCTAAAACCGCAAGAGTAGTAAGAGATGGTAAAGAAATAGATATACCAATAGAAGAAGTATTATTAGATGAGATAATAGTAGTTCGTCCTGGAGAAAAGATACCAGTAGACGGAGTAGTTGTAGAGGGACATTCATCAGTAGATGAGTCTATGCTTACTGGAGAAAGCGTTCCAGTAGATAAAAGTGCAGGAGATGAAGTAATAGGTGCCACTATTAACAAGCATGGAGTATTTAAATTTAAGGCTACTAAAATTGGAAAAGACACGGCACTTGCACAAATTATAAAATTAGTAGAAGATGCTCAAGTTTCAAAAGCACCAGTACAGAGACTAGCAGATAAAATCTCTGGAATATTTGTTCCGGCGGTAGTTGTTATAGCATTTATAACATTTGCTGTATGGTACTTTGTATTTGGAGACTTTAATCAGGCATTGATAAGTGCAGTATCAGTTCTAGTAATAGCGTGTCCTTGTGCATTAGGACTTGCGACACCTACAGCTATAATGGTAGGAACAGGAAAAGGTGCTGAAAATGGAATATTAATAAAAGGTGGAGAACACTTAGAAAAAACTCATCAATTAGATGTAGTAGTACTAGATAAGACAGGTACTATAACTAAGGGAGAACCAGAAGTTACAGATATCATAGCTATTACAGAAAGTGAAGAAAATATACTAAGATATGCAGCTATAGCGGAGAAATCATCAGAACATCCATTAGGTGAGTCAATAGTAGAAGAAGCTAAAAATAGAAAAATAGAATTATCAGATCCAGAAAAGTTCGAAGCAATACCTGGACATGGAATTTACTCACTTATAGATGGTAAAGATATATATATAGGTAATAGAAAGCTTATGAGAGATAAAAATATAGATATAGATTCAATGTTAGCCCAATTAGAAAGACTAGAGGACGAGGGAAAAACAGCTATGTTAATGTCTATAGATGGAAAAGCAGGTGGAATAATAGCAGTAGCGGATACAGTAAAAGATACATCAAAGCAAGCCATAGATAGACTGAAAGAAATGGGAATTGAAATTTATATGATAACAGGAGATAATAAAAGAACAGCAAATGCTATAGGAAAACAAGTAGGTATAGAAAATATACTAGCAGAAGTACTTCCAGAGCATAAAGCTGAAGAAGTAGAAAAGATAAAAGCAAAGGGTAAAAAAGTGGGAATGGTAGGAGACGGAATTAATGATGCTCCAGCACTAGTAGCAGCAGATATAGGATTTGCAATAGGAACAGGTACAGATATAGCAATGGAAGCTGCAGATATAACACTTATAAAAGGAGATCTAAGAGATATTCCTACATCAATACGTTTAAGTAGAAAAACTATGAGAACTATAAAACAAAACTTATTCTGGGCATTTGCATATAATACGGCAGGTATTCCACTAGCAGCATTAGGACTATTGAACCCTATGATAGCAGGTGGGGCTATGGCATTTAGCTCGGTATCAGTTTTAAGTAACTCACTTAGATTAAAAAGATTTAAAGCAAAAAGATAA